One stretch of Dyella jiangningensis DNA includes these proteins:
- the motD gene encoding flagellar motor protein MotD translates to MARKKKKHEDHVNHEAWAIPYADLMTLLLAFFVVMYAVSVVNEGKYRVMSESIIEAFNGSSHVIAPMPQTRASPHNVDPAMATPAGQPGAATTPVNVPIPARPQKVRVMDVRQALQDRTEQKNLELIRDQIQRAMQPLIDKQMVIVRKTTTWLEIELRTDILFPSGVAKLSDQANGVLDEMAGILKPFPNPVRIEGYTDDRPINTSLYPSNWELSAARAAAVARLFSEQGVEPSRLGIVGWSEYRPAADNTTEDGRNHNRRVLIVILSNDGAPKRLFNDSDGKNQYADAGDEPSPAPEVPAVLPAVPTLSSRPAEAAHDGVVPPNKVILAGPAAADAPADVARTPPIVAPAAAGAITVTAPHLARPEHGP, encoded by the coding sequence GTGGCCAGGAAGAAGAAAAAACACGAGGATCACGTCAATCACGAGGCATGGGCGATTCCCTATGCCGACCTGATGACGCTGCTGCTCGCCTTCTTCGTGGTGATGTATGCGGTGTCCGTGGTGAACGAAGGCAAGTACCGCGTGATGTCCGAATCCATCATCGAGGCCTTCAACGGTTCCAGCCACGTGATTGCGCCGATGCCGCAGACGCGCGCGTCCCCGCACAACGTGGATCCGGCCATGGCCACGCCGGCGGGGCAGCCTGGCGCCGCGACCACGCCGGTGAACGTGCCGATCCCCGCGCGTCCGCAGAAGGTGCGCGTGATGGACGTGCGCCAGGCGCTGCAGGACCGCACCGAACAGAAGAACCTGGAGCTGATCCGCGACCAGATCCAGCGCGCGATGCAGCCACTGATCGACAAGCAGATGGTGATCGTGCGCAAGACCACCACGTGGCTGGAAATCGAACTGCGCACGGATATCCTGTTTCCCAGTGGCGTGGCGAAGCTGTCCGACCAGGCCAACGGCGTACTCGACGAAATGGCCGGCATCCTCAAGCCGTTTCCCAATCCGGTGCGCATCGAGGGCTACACCGACGATCGCCCGATCAACACGTCGCTGTATCCATCCAACTGGGAACTTTCCGCGGCGCGTGCCGCTGCCGTGGCGCGCCTGTTTTCCGAACAGGGCGTTGAGCCTTCGCGGCTGGGTATCGTCGGCTGGAGCGAATATCGCCCGGCGGCCGACAACACCACCGAGGACGGCCGCAACCACAACCGCCGAGTGTTGATCGTCATCCTCAGCAACGACGGCGCGCCCAAGCGCCTGTTCAACGACAGCGACGGCAAGAACCAGTACGCGGATGCCGGCGATGAACCTTCGCCTGCACCCGAAGTGCCTGCCGTGCTGCCTGCCGTGCCGACGCTGTCGTCGAGGCCGGCCGAAGCCGCGCACGATGGCGTGGTGCCGCCGAACAAGGTGATCCTTGCCGGCCCGGCCGCAGCGGACGCACCTGCGGATGTCGCGAGAACGCCGCCGATCGTCGCGCCGGCGGCAGCGGGCGCCATCACCGTCACCGCGCCGCATCTCGCCAGGCCGGAGCACGGGCCGTGA
- a CDS encoding chemotaxis protein CheW translates to MSDIPNHTTDRWLSFRLGGQLYAAPLDQVSEVIRDGELTPVPGAAADLLGIRHLRGRIVPVLDGRRRLGLPETHGGDAHEVRLVMLSHGPHLVGLRVDAIGDLVHAQGAEIAPPPPGGAARHDDPVHGVLPWQGGFVALLDVRRLCRLPLESEAA, encoded by the coding sequence GTGAGCGACATCCCCAACCACACCACCGATCGCTGGCTGTCGTTCCGGCTGGGCGGGCAGCTTTATGCCGCGCCGCTCGACCAGGTGAGCGAAGTGATCCGCGACGGCGAACTCACGCCGGTGCCTGGCGCCGCCGCTGACCTGCTCGGCATCCGCCACCTACGCGGACGCATCGTGCCCGTGCTCGATGGACGCCGGCGGCTGGGCCTGCCGGAAACCCATGGCGGCGACGCGCATGAAGTGCGCCTGGTGATGCTGTCGCATGGTCCGCACCTGGTGGGCCTGCGCGTGGACGCCATCGGCGATCTCGTGCATGCACAAGGCGCCGAGATCGCGCCGCCTCCGCCCGGCGGCGCCGCAAGGCATGACGATCCCGTGCACGGCGTGCTGCCGTGGCAAGGCGGTTTTGTCGCCTTGCTCGACGTGCGTCGCCTGTGCCGTCTGCCGCTGGAAAGCGAGGCGGCCTAG
- a CDS encoding AI-2E family transporter produces the protein MSDDASTAAASPGQRAMVIIAATCVLALLYVGREVLVPIVLALFLSLLMAPWVRIYRRLGMGHGSSVLVAVLALVVIGGGLATVIGSQMVSMARSLPQYEATIHAKVQTLRTFTLAELQAMQGEFGKVIASSEGTTEQGASAAGESARRLDEGAAHAPAGATSTPLAVLGRVLSTAWVPVETAGIVLVVLVFVLLEHESLRDRFIRLAGGNDLRATTAAINDAGERLSRFFLSTFSVNFGVGLAIWAGLSVLGVPNAPLWGALTAVLRFVPYVGVWLVAALAALFAAAVVPGWTLVLLTLALYIVIELLVSQLIEPFLYGHTTGLSPLAVVVAAIFWSWLWGPVGLVMSTPLTLCLVVAGRHVKALGLLNVLLGDAPALTMPQRLYQRALSGDAGEIITEARSFLKRRSFAAYCDNVLLPALQLAGIDLRRGVIGAEQQGTVRETIVTVIGALGNQGQRHMRWRRRTSVLDDVSIGRRLRQQREDISGRWQGPLTVAPGSIVLCVGLGTVVDDLATELLTRILRDLHLDARHISVEDFAAFEAEPHPEATPNAVAMLYLVSAQLSDEKQGMVEAAAQMRERMPGVHLAALLLPEPLAQVEGPATTEADVDEVLDSFESAALQAINRIPEGAAAA, from the coding sequence ATGTCTGACGATGCCAGCACGGCTGCCGCGTCGCCCGGCCAGCGTGCGATGGTGATCATCGCCGCGACCTGCGTGCTGGCATTGCTGTATGTCGGCCGCGAAGTGCTGGTGCCCATCGTGCTCGCGCTGTTCCTCAGCCTGCTGATGGCGCCGTGGGTGCGCATCTATCGGCGGCTGGGCATGGGCCACGGCTCCTCGGTGCTCGTCGCCGTGCTCGCGCTGGTGGTGATCGGCGGTGGCCTGGCCACGGTGATCGGCTCGCAGATGGTGTCGATGGCACGCAGCCTGCCGCAGTACGAGGCCACCATCCACGCCAAGGTGCAGACGCTTCGCACCTTCACGCTGGCCGAGTTGCAGGCGATGCAGGGCGAGTTCGGCAAGGTCATCGCCTCGTCCGAGGGCACGACGGAGCAGGGTGCATCCGCGGCAGGCGAAAGCGCCAGGCGGCTGGACGAAGGCGCCGCGCATGCGCCGGCAGGCGCGACATCCACGCCGCTGGCGGTGCTCGGCCGCGTGCTTTCCACCGCATGGGTGCCGGTGGAAACGGCAGGCATCGTGCTGGTCGTGCTGGTCTTCGTGCTGCTCGAACACGAATCGCTGCGCGATCGCTTCATCCGCCTCGCCGGCGGCAACGACCTGCGCGCGACCACCGCCGCCATCAACGACGCGGGCGAGCGGCTGTCGCGCTTCTTCCTCTCGACGTTCTCGGTGAATTTCGGCGTGGGGCTGGCCATCTGGGCGGGCCTCTCGGTGCTCGGCGTTCCCAATGCGCCGCTGTGGGGCGCGCTCACCGCGGTGCTGCGCTTCGTGCCGTACGTGGGCGTGTGGCTGGTGGCGGCGCTGGCAGCCTTGTTTGCCGCGGCGGTGGTACCGGGCTGGACGCTGGTGCTGCTCACCCTCGCGCTGTACATCGTGATCGAGCTGCTCGTGTCGCAGCTGATCGAGCCCTTCCTTTACGGACATACCACCGGCCTCTCGCCGCTGGCGGTGGTGGTGGCGGCCATCTTCTGGAGCTGGCTGTGGGGCCCGGTGGGCCTGGTGATGTCCACGCCGCTGACGCTGTGTCTCGTCGTGGCCGGTCGTCACGTGAAGGCGCTGGGCCTGCTCAACGTGCTGCTCGGCGATGCGCCCGCGTTGACCATGCCGCAGCGCCTCTACCAGCGCGCGTTGTCGGGCGATGCGGGAGAAATCATCACCGAGGCGCGTTCGTTCCTGAAGCGCCGTTCGTTCGCCGCCTATTGCGACAACGTGCTGCTGCCGGCGCTGCAACTGGCCGGCATCGACCTGCGGCGCGGCGTCATCGGCGCCGAGCAGCAGGGCACGGTGCGCGAAACCATCGTGACCGTCATCGGCGCCCTGGGAAACCAGGGACAGCGGCACATGCGCTGGCGTCGCCGCACCTCGGTGCTTGACGACGTGAGCATCGGCCGCCGCCTGCGCCAGCAGCGCGAAGACATCAGCGGCCGCTGGCAGGGGCCGCTCACCGTGGCGCCGGGTTCGATCGTGCTTTGCGTCGGTCTGGGCACGGTGGTCGACGATCTGGCGACGGAGCTGTTGACGCGCATCCTGCGCGACCTGCACCTGGACGCACGCCATATTTCCGTCGAGGACTTCGCCGCGTTCGAGGCCGAGCCGCATCCCGAGGCGACGCCGAATGCGGTGGCGATGCTGTATCTGGTCAGCGCCCAGCTTTCCGATGAGAAACAGGGCATGGTCGAAGCGGCCGCGCAGATGCGCGAACGCATGCCGGGCGTGCACCTTGCCGCGCTGCTGCTACCCGAGCCGCTGGCCCAGGTCGAGGGCCCGGCAACGACCGAAGCCGATGTCGACGAAGTGCTGGATTCCTTCGAGAGTGCGGCCTTGCAGGCCATCAACCGGATCCCGGAAGGTGCCGCCGCTGCGTGA
- a CDS encoding antibiotic biosynthesis monooxygenase family protein gives MSYDIVWEFRLPATRASEFEHAYGPRGPWVQLFRRAPGYIETQLLRDAEDAARYLTVDRWESRESFEAFRHRHRADYDALDQQLEGLATSETRLGAFEAIP, from the coding sequence ATGAGCTACGACATCGTGTGGGAATTCCGGCTGCCGGCCACGCGGGCATCAGAGTTTGAACACGCCTATGGGCCACGGGGACCGTGGGTGCAACTCTTCCGTCGCGCACCCGGTTACATCGAAACGCAGCTGCTGCGCGACGCGGAAGACGCCGCTCGCTACCTGACGGTGGACCGCTGGGAATCGCGTGAATCCTTCGAGGCCTTCAGGCATCGCCACCGCGCGGATTACGACGCGCTGGACCAGCAGCTCGAAGGTCTGGCGACATCGGAGACGCGCCTCGGCGCGTTCGAGGCGATCCCGTAG
- a CDS encoding autotransporter outer membrane beta-barrel domain-containing protein — protein sequence MTTSGTVQTLGSTGTAHGVEAFAQGSGSATVNMKGGGVSTLAAGAVGLLADANTGAANVTQATASTVSTQGAAALGILANARNGGSSQVTASGNVTTGDNGSGNGAIGVEAISAGAGNAQVDVAGKVQTLGTSGIAHAIEAFSGSTGSGSGMANANLLAGGSALTMAANSYGVLAKSASGKATATAAQGSRVETWGAGAWGVNALATAGGDAQVTLTDTTITTHGAGGIGAEATASGTGSATLDASGTFTTLSGTGINHALESLAQGSGNATLTFTSGTVSTQSAGSMALLSSAQGAGTATLQASGNGTRSLVTSGDGSPGVMARSIGGAAALTLDVSATPGGIVTNGAGSPVIVALSGGAGNAIADVTGDVTANSTVNLSPDNVVTRGVVVAAAGTGGASAAYHSGTVTTKAGGDPTNGGVGIYASTQSGAASITTDAGTAIRTSGANAYGLQAQTVAGTSATGSIDIASQSNITTQGSGAHAILALSVSGDAPISVNANGALQTAGATANGITAVSAGQSSIHVTSQAAIGTSGANASGVVATSNGGTVDVTSSGVIQIQGGGAQVHGIVGQSLASSSGTSGMANVNATGSISVAAGTGNDGIAALSLGSGGAATVSYGSGTLAVGGASNGIHVGGSVDGQGTVAVQAGATINATQGEAGVLADMGGSNRVSIASGAVVTGGWSLPQSAGVAFLQNGSAQRNTLDNAGTLGAMNDQAIYSTGDAASSLAIGNTANQTLDGYLTLAGGTNTLVNSGTWNLRHFADTNGDGARDTLAVAVAHFGNGVANRVGNSGTLRLPGSPDAVVLDATGEYLPQAQQANAMALKGPVQGQLLGVAEFINSGTIDLQANGVAGDVLLISGSTVAGVAGNGVYVSNGGVLKLDTVLNEGSAQSVSDVLVADAMGTIAGGPTKVDINDVGGEGAFTRGNGILIVEQLDTNRSSYGAFALGAPVVAGPYEYHLFYGSKDTSGPANWYLRSEQQPAPPPPPYPPVPPDPPTPPPYPPGPPAPPVPPEPPRPDYRQEVSLYDAVPAMALLYGRTLMDNLHDRVGEEEQLRGRTDLQSGHWFNGAWARVVGLDGNFDGNAKGIYGGSPKSDFNIAALQAGMDVYRAEGDDGTRDHAGVYLAQGRIRGDVTHYTGVDAGTDRIEGTSLGGYWTWFNERGAYLDTIVQGTWAKAYADSTRGISLKPRSGFGWGASLEGGYPFHEDNWVIEPQAQLMYQTVDHSRSSDRAARVTFGDIDSLAGRLGVRFAQTRQLANREDGSPQLLTYWARLNLWHEFKGTPTTTFSSQEGPVVFRADVSGTWGELNLGLTWQISRHATFYAKAGYEAGLSGRYDAYNGELGLRWAW from the coding sequence GTGACCACCAGTGGAACCGTGCAGACGCTCGGCAGTACCGGCACGGCGCATGGCGTCGAAGCGTTTGCCCAGGGGAGCGGTTCGGCCACCGTGAACATGAAGGGCGGCGGGGTATCCACCTTGGCGGCAGGCGCAGTGGGTCTGCTTGCCGATGCGAATACCGGCGCGGCCAACGTTACTCAAGCGACAGCTAGCACGGTAAGCACGCAGGGTGCGGCTGCCCTTGGCATATTGGCCAATGCAAGGAACGGTGGAAGCTCGCAAGTCACTGCCAGTGGCAACGTCACGACGGGCGACAACGGCAGCGGCAATGGTGCCATTGGCGTGGAAGCCATCAGTGCCGGTGCCGGAAATGCGCAAGTGGACGTTGCAGGCAAGGTGCAGACACTCGGCACGTCGGGCATAGCCCATGCCATCGAAGCGTTTTCCGGAAGCACGGGTTCGGGATCGGGCATGGCAAACGCCAACCTGTTGGCTGGCGGATCTGCCCTGACCATGGCAGCCAACAGTTATGGCGTGCTGGCGAAGTCGGCTTCCGGAAAAGCCACCGCCACCGCGGCGCAAGGGTCACGAGTGGAAACCTGGGGTGCGGGAGCGTGGGGCGTCAATGCGCTGGCGACGGCTGGCGGCGACGCGCAAGTCACACTGACGGATACCACGATCACCACGCACGGCGCGGGAGGTATCGGCGCAGAAGCGACGGCCAGTGGAACGGGCAGCGCCACGCTCGATGCGTCGGGTACGTTCACCACATTGAGCGGCACAGGCATCAATCATGCTCTGGAGTCACTCGCGCAGGGCTCGGGCAATGCCACCTTGACGTTCACCAGTGGCACGGTCTCCACGCAATCAGCCGGAAGCATGGCGTTGCTCTCCTCCGCGCAGGGTGCCGGAACGGCCACGCTTCAGGCCAGCGGAAACGGCACCCGTTCACTGGTGACGTCGGGTGATGGCAGTCCCGGTGTGATGGCGCGCTCCATCGGTGGTGCTGCGGCCCTCACGCTGGATGTCTCCGCCACGCCGGGCGGCATCGTCACCAACGGCGCCGGCTCGCCGGTCATCGTTGCGCTGAGCGGCGGCGCGGGTAACGCCATTGCCGATGTCACCGGCGATGTCACCGCCAACTCCACGGTCAATCTTTCGCCCGACAACGTCGTGACCCGTGGCGTAGTGGTGGCAGCGGCAGGAACGGGTGGTGCCAGTGCGGCGTATCACTCGGGCACGGTAACCACCAAGGCCGGTGGTGATCCCACCAACGGCGGCGTCGGCATCTATGCCTCGACACAGTCGGGCGCAGCGAGCATCACCACTGATGCCGGCACGGCGATACGCACGTCGGGCGCGAATGCTTATGGCCTGCAGGCACAAACCGTGGCGGGTACGAGTGCTACCGGCTCCATAGACATCGCATCGCAGTCCAACATCACAACGCAAGGGAGTGGCGCCCACGCCATTCTGGCCTTGTCGGTATCGGGGGACGCGCCCATCAGCGTCAATGCAAACGGCGCCTTGCAGACAGCGGGCGCGACCGCCAACGGCATAACGGCGGTCTCTGCGGGGCAGAGTTCGATTCATGTCACCAGCCAGGCGGCCATCGGCACATCGGGCGCCAACGCTTCAGGCGTCGTCGCCACGAGCAATGGCGGTACCGTCGACGTCACTTCCAGCGGCGTCATCCAGATTCAAGGCGGTGGTGCGCAGGTACATGGCATTGTGGGCCAAAGCCTTGCTTCGTCGTCGGGCACGTCAGGCATGGCGAATGTCAACGCCACTGGTTCCATCAGCGTGGCGGCCGGCACCGGCAACGACGGCATTGCCGCCCTGTCACTTGGCTCAGGCGGCGCTGCAACCGTGAGTTATGGCAGCGGGACGCTGGCCGTGGGCGGTGCATCGAACGGCATTCACGTGGGAGGCAGCGTCGACGGGCAGGGCACGGTGGCGGTGCAGGCCGGCGCGACGATCAACGCCACACAAGGCGAAGCGGGCGTCCTTGCCGACATGGGCGGTTCCAATCGGGTAAGCATCGCGAGCGGCGCCGTCGTCACCGGTGGTTGGTCGCTTCCGCAATCGGCGGGTGTGGCGTTTTTGCAGAATGGCAGCGCGCAACGCAACACACTGGACAATGCCGGCACGCTTGGCGCCATGAACGACCAGGCCATCTACAGCACAGGTGATGCCGCCAGTTCGCTTGCGATAGGCAATACGGCCAACCAGACCCTGGATGGCTATCTCACGTTGGCCGGTGGCACCAACACGCTGGTGAACTCCGGCACCTGGAACCTTCGGCACTTTGCCGACACGAACGGCGATGGCGCACGCGACACCCTGGCCGTCGCAGTGGCGCACTTCGGCAATGGCGTCGCCAACCGTGTCGGCAACTCGGGAACGCTTCGCCTGCCTGGCAGTCCCGATGCCGTCGTGCTCGATGCCACGGGCGAGTACCTCCCCCAGGCGCAGCAAGCCAACGCCATGGCGTTGAAGGGGCCCGTACAGGGCCAGCTGCTTGGGGTGGCCGAGTTCATCAACTCCGGCACCATCGATCTGCAGGCCAATGGTGTGGCTGGCGATGTGTTGCTGATCTCCGGCTCCACCGTGGCGGGCGTGGCCGGCAATGGTGTCTACGTTTCCAATGGCGGTGTGCTGAAGCTGGATACCGTGCTCAACGAGGGCAGTGCGCAATCCGTTTCCGACGTGCTGGTGGCGGATGCCATGGGCACGATTGCCGGCGGCCCCACCAAGGTGGACATCAACGACGTGGGCGGCGAAGGCGCGTTCACCCGCGGCAACGGCATCCTGATTGTCGAGCAGCTCGATACCAATCGCTCCAGTTACGGCGCGTTCGCGCTGGGTGCGCCGGTGGTAGCTGGCCCGTACGAGTACCACCTGTTCTACGGCAGCAAGGACACCAGCGGCCCGGCCAACTGGTATCTGCGCTCGGAGCAGCAGCCCGCGCCGCCGCCTCCGCCGTATCCGCCGGTGCCACCCGATCCGCCGACACCGCCCCCGTATCCTCCGGGCCCACCCGCGCCACCGGTACCGCCGGAGCCGCCCCGTCCGGATTACCGCCAGGAGGTATCGCTGTACGACGCAGTACCAGCCATGGCCTTGCTCTACGGTCGCACGTTGATGGACAACCTCCATGATCGCGTCGGCGAGGAAGAACAGTTGCGCGGTCGCACCGATCTCCAGTCTGGACATTGGTTCAATGGTGCATGGGCGCGGGTGGTTGGGCTCGATGGCAACTTCGATGGCAATGCCAAGGGCATCTACGGCGGCAGCCCCAAGTCCGATTTCAACATTGCCGCGCTGCAGGCAGGTATGGACGTCTATCGTGCCGAAGGCGACGACGGTACGCGCGACCACGCCGGCGTATACCTGGCGCAGGGACGGATTCGTGGTGATGTGACCCACTACACCGGTGTGGATGCGGGTACGGATCGCATCGAAGGCACCTCGTTGGGCGGCTATTGGACCTGGTTCAACGAGCGCGGTGCCTATCTGGACACCATCGTGCAGGGTACCTGGGCCAAGGCCTACGCCGATTCCACGCGCGGCATAAGCCTCAAGCCCCGCAGCGGTTTCGGCTGGGGTGCTTCGCTGGAGGGCGGCTACCCCTTTCATGAGGACAACTGGGTCATCGAGCCACAGGCTCAGCTGATGTATCAGACCGTCGACCATTCCCGGTCCTCCGACCGGGCGGCGCGGGTGACGTTCGGCGACATCGACTCGCTGGCCGGGCGACTCGGTGTCCGCTTTGCGCAGACCAGACAGCTCGCCAACCGCGAAGACGGCAGTCCTCAACTGCTGACCTACTGGGCGCGGCTCAACCTGTGGCACGAATTCAAGGGTACGCCGACGACGACCTTCTCTTCGCAGGAGGGGCCGGTGGTGTTCCGTGCCGATGTCTCCGGCACCTGGGGCGAACTCAATCTTGGCCTGACCTGGCAGATCAGCCGCCATGCCACGTTCTACGCCAAGGCGGGCTACGAGGCGGGACTCAGTGGCCGCTACGATGCTTACAACGGCGAACTCGGTTTGCGTTGGGCGTGGTAG
- a CDS encoding OmpA/MotB family protein, producing MIKSPILCVLGAALLMVGCVSQQKYDESQQRNAELEAQYKQLNDTMGAEVASRDMSIQRMQDAIKVSLNDQLLFPSGGWEISAQAKQSIAKIAAILAPHQKNKINVNGYTDSTPIGPQLAAQGVTTNQILSQKRADNVMQYMLSQGVKPGLVAAHGYGEQNPVASNDTAEGKAQNRRVELTIASK from the coding sequence ATGATCAAGTCTCCGATACTTTGCGTATTGGGCGCGGCGCTGTTGATGGTGGGCTGCGTATCGCAACAGAAGTACGACGAATCGCAGCAGCGTAACGCCGAACTCGAAGCGCAATACAAGCAACTCAACGACACCATGGGCGCGGAGGTCGCATCGCGCGACATGAGCATCCAGCGCATGCAGGACGCCATCAAGGTATCGCTCAACGACCAGCTGCTGTTTCCCTCGGGCGGATGGGAAATTTCGGCCCAGGCCAAGCAGAGCATCGCCAAGATCGCGGCCATCCTTGCCCCGCATCAGAAGAACAAGATCAACGTCAACGGCTATACCGACAGCACGCCGATCGGCCCTCAACTGGCGGCGCAGGGCGTCACCACCAACCAGATCCTGTCGCAGAAGCGCGCCGACAACGTGATGCAGTACATGCTCTCCCAGGGCGTGAAGCCGGGCCTCGTCGCGGCCCACGGCTATGGCGAACAGAACCCCGTCGCATCCAACGACACGGCCGAAGGCAAGGCGCAGAACCGCCGCGTGGAACTCACCATCGCGAGCAAGTAA
- a CDS encoding response regulator, producing MAPGKLEGKAIVLVEDEYLIADVLRSALELEGARVLGPYPSVDTALKSSERLTEADVAVLDVNLKGGHVYPLVDHLMTQGIPVVLTTGYDADSIPSAYAHLPRLLKPILSRELVECIRNVIADAD from the coding sequence ATGGCTCCCGGCAAGTTAGAAGGTAAGGCGATCGTCCTCGTGGAGGATGAATACCTCATCGCCGATGTTCTGCGCTCGGCACTCGAGCTCGAAGGCGCCCGCGTGCTGGGGCCGTATCCCAGCGTCGACACGGCGCTCAAGTCGAGCGAGCGCCTCACTGAAGCCGACGTGGCGGTGCTGGATGTCAACCTGAAGGGCGGGCACGTGTATCCGCTGGTCGACCATCTGATGACGCAGGGCATTCCCGTCGTGCTGACGACGGGCTACGACGCCGACAGCATTCCTTCCGCCTATGCGCACTTGCCGCGCTTGCTGAAACCCATCCTTTCGCGCGAACTCGTCGAGTGCATCCGCAACGTGATCGCTGACGCCGACTGA
- a CDS encoding chemotaxis protein CheB — protein sequence MSSLVERIPVSERGFAAAEIELDMAMQTHPHAGHDVVVIGGSMGAAEPLRTILADMPTEVPAAFFVILHMAARSSGILRTVTSAISHLPVHVAEDGMAFQHGHVYLAVPDHHLLLTAKGLIRLGTGPRENMSRPAIDALFRSAAAAAGPRVIGVLLSGLLSDGVAGLDAIKRCGGLAMVQDPIDATASSMPRSALQTIAVDRIAPAALLGGALCELIAQPAGAAAPVPGEILTEVAIAAGAHTDVDLTARVSSPSPLTCPSCGGVLSTVNDEGPLRYRCQIGHGMTADVLESQQRKALHRALAVALRTIEERVALVKRMAADHRANDRLVAAESYDGRAEEYGKHIEVLRHAIASSTED from the coding sequence TTGAGCTCGCTGGTCGAGCGTATTCCCGTCTCGGAGCGCGGTTTCGCCGCAGCGGAGATCGAGCTGGACATGGCCATGCAAACCCATCCACACGCAGGACACGATGTCGTCGTGATCGGCGGCTCGATGGGAGCTGCCGAGCCCCTGCGCACCATCCTGGCCGACATGCCCACGGAGGTCCCCGCGGCGTTCTTCGTGATCCTGCACATGGCGGCCCGCAGCAGCGGCATCCTGCGCACGGTGACCTCGGCGATCAGCCATCTCCCGGTCCACGTGGCTGAGGACGGCATGGCATTCCAGCACGGCCATGTGTACCTTGCCGTGCCCGACCACCATCTGCTGCTGACCGCCAAGGGCTTGATACGGCTGGGCACGGGGCCGCGGGAAAACATGTCCAGGCCGGCCATCGACGCCCTGTTCCGATCGGCCGCCGCCGCCGCCGGGCCCAGGGTCATCGGCGTGCTGCTGTCCGGCTTGCTCAGCGATGGCGTGGCGGGGCTGGATGCCATCAAGCGGTGCGGCGGCCTGGCGATGGTGCAGGATCCCATCGATGCCACGGCGAGCAGCATGCCCAGGAGCGCGCTGCAGACGATCGCCGTCGACCGGATCGCCCCAGCGGCGCTGCTCGGCGGGGCGTTATGCGAGCTCATCGCCCAGCCCGCCGGTGCAGCGGCACCGGTTCCAGGCGAGATACTCACCGAAGTCGCCATCGCCGCCGGAGCTCACACCGACGTCGATCTCACCGCTCGCGTCAGCAGCCCTTCGCCGCTGACCTGCCCATCGTGTGGCGGCGTGCTCTCGACGGTGAATGACGAAGGCCCGCTTCGCTACCGCTGCCAGATCGGCCATGGCATGACCGCCGACGTGCTGGAGTCGCAGCAGCGCAAGGCGTTGCACCGGGCGCTGGCGGTCGCCCTGCGGACCATCGAAGAGCGCGTGGCGCTGGTGAAGCGCATGGCGGCGGATCATCGTGCCAACGATCGGCTGGTGGCCGCAGAGAGCTACGACGGTCGCGCCGAGGAATACGGCAAGCACATCGAGGTTCTACGCCATGCCATCGCCAGCTCCACCGAGGACTAA